A region of the Candidatus Uhrbacteria bacterium genome:
GAGCTCGATGTTTTTGACGTCGATACCGCGGGCGGCGATGTCGGTAGCAATGAGTACGCGATATTCACCGGACTTGAATCCATCGAGAGCGCGGCGTCGCTGGGCCAACGAGCGGTCGGAGTGGATTTCTGCGGAAGCGTGACCCATCGAGCGGACAAGGCGGGCGATTTTGCTGGCGCCATGCTTGGTGCGCGAGAAGACGAGGACGGTGCCGCGATATTCTCCGAGTAATTTTTCAAGCAAGCGGGCTTTTTCATCGCGCGAGACAAAGAAGATTTCTTGATCAACTTTTTCTGCGGCGGTGCCGGCGGCGGCGACTTCTACACGGACCGGAGTCTTCATGTAGCTGTTGGCCATGCCGATGATTTCACTTGGCATGGTGGCCGAGAACAACATCGTCTGGCGATCTTTAGGGACGGCCTGGATGATGCGGCGGATCTGCGGTTCAAATCCCATGTCGAGCATGCGGTCGGCTTCATCGAGAACAAGCGTGCGGACATCATCGAGCTTCAGGGTGCGCTGTTCGATGTGATCGTTCAAACGTCCTGGGGTACCGATAATGATATGCGGCTTGCGATAGAGCATGTTGAGCTGCATCTTCATCGAGGCACCTCCGATCAAGACCGCGGTGCGGAGATTGAGGTGGCGGCCGAGTTTGGCAAAAGACTCTTCAACCTGAAGAGCGAGTTCGCGCGTCGGCAAAATGACGAGACCGCGTCCCTTGGTGATGGCGAGGCGCTGGATCATCGGGATACCAAAAGCAAGCGTTTTGCCGGTACCTGTCTGCGCGATGCCGATAACATCTTTTCCTTCGATGGCGATCGGAATGGACTTGGCCTGGAGTGGCGTCGGCTGGTCGTAGCCATTTTTTTCCAGAGATTCAAGCAGTTTTGGTGCGATGCCGAGACCGTGAAAACCGGTCCCAGTCGCTTGGGTTTGTGGTGACATTACAATGTGTCAATCGGGACCCGCTTCCTGACGGTCACTTCATGTGACGCTTGCCTGGCACGAATCATGGGGTCCCGAGCATGTTCGGAACATCCTTTTCGATTGAGGTCGCAAGAATACCTTATTTTGGCTAAGTTGTCAAACCTGCTATCCTACTATTCATGCAAGCTACTCGTTTACAACAGATCTTTTTTTATGCGATGTTAGCGGGGATTTTGATCCTGGCTTTCATGGTCTTCCAGCCGTACTTGGTTGTATTGGCTGTTTCTGCCATGGCGGCTGTCGCTTTACGCCCTTTTTATTTACGTTTAACGGGTTTGTTACGCGGCCGCTCCGGACTTGCTGCGGTTACGACTATTCTTGTTTTCGTGGTCCTTTTGCTTATTCCTGTCGGATTGATGGGGACGCAGATCGTCCGTGAAGCCGGGGAGCTCTATCAGGAGATCCGCATGAATCGCGATGTTTATCTTCATACGATTGAGGACGTCGTGCTTGCGCCTGTTCGTATTTGGTTTCCGACGCTTGATCTCTCGCTTGATTCAGGTGTTGAGCGTGCATTGGGCTGGCTGACGCAGAATCTCGGACCAATATTTTCTGGGACGGCTAATATTCTGCTTGACTTGTTTTTGGGTATCGTTGCCTTGTTCTATTTTTTACGCGATGGAAAACGCTTTACAGAATCGTTCATGAGGCTCTCTCCTCTGCAGGATCGCCATGATCTTGTTATTATGGCTCGTCTCACCGCTGCCGTTAATTCTGTCATTAAAGGGCAGCTGCTTATCGCCGTCATTCAAGGAGCGCTCACGGGAATTGGTTTTTGGATTTTTGGGGTGCCGAACCCAGCGCTCTGGGGAAGTATTGCTGCTGTTTGTGCTTTGGTGCCGGGCGTTGGTACGAGTTTGGTGCTTATTCCGGGAATTATTACGCTATTGGTTACAGGTCAAACTTGGCCGGCTCTTGGACTGGCGATTTGGGGCGGTTTAGCTGTCGGCTTAATTGATAACATGCTTGGTCCTTATCTTGTTGGACGCGGTGCAAATATTCATCCGATGTGGGTTTTGTTTGGCGTGTTGGGCGGTATTTCCCTTTTTGGACCGATGGGATTCTTGCTCGGTCCGATGATTGTGAGTTTGCTTTTTGCCGTCTTTGATATTTATCGCATGGTGATTTTGCGCAGCGATCAGGAATAAAAAACATCCGCTTCGGCGGATGTTTTTTATTGATTATGGCTGCTTGATCAGTAGCTTTCCTTCCAACTCGGACCAAGGTAGGAAAGCCATTGGCTGGCCGGCAACATACGGAGTGATTTCATATGCATTCCAGAAGAACATGATGCCTTCGCCGGCGAGAAAGAAATTGGTAGCTGTTCCGAATTTCTCGCGCTGCTCTGCTTCCGGCATGGCTGTTGTGTTATTTACGATGCCGTTGATTTCCGTGCGGGCTTCTTCGAACAAGGCTTCTTCGTAATCCTTGAGAATATCGACGTACGCTGCTTTCATGACGGCTTGCAGTTGATCGTTCTTGATCACGTCTCCAAGCGTGAGACGTTGGCCGGTTGCAAGATCGAGTGTTACGGCTTGAATGCCTGGGTTGCCGTGCGCGCCTCCCGTGTATTGGTACGTTTCGATGGTGAGGCTCGCGTAATCGGCGTTGAGCATGTGGACGGTGAAGGTCGAGTCATCGACGTACATCATGTGTTCCACCGATTCCGGTCCAAGCTCTTGCGTCATGCTCTCGATGTCCGATCGGCACATCTCCATGAATTCTGCGCTGACTTCTTCCGGATTCAAGGCAATGGTTCCGGTGGCGGAGATGAGTCCGTAGGCGCGCATGATTTCTTTGTTGGCACGATCGAGTACCGGATTACTCGGTTGTTCTTCTGGCGTCCATGTGTGCGGCTTGGTTAATTCCGGATAGGTGAAGACAAATTGGCAGCGGTCGACGGAGTTGTCGGACCATTTGTCGGAGAAGGTGTAGGCGGCGATACTTGGAGCGCCGGGCCAATCGCTCTTATTAATGGTTGTGGAAGGTGTGTCAGTTTTCATTCCCGGTAACTGTGGAATTTGGCAGCCAGCAGCCAAAAGGAGGGGGAGGGCTAGTAAGCCGAGGCGTGCGTGTTTCATATGTGGCGCATCTTAATATATGATAGGCCGGATGTCTCGCAAGAAGTGGCTCAAGTTTCTGACGACCTTTATTTTGGGTCTGGTGGCCTTGGCGTGGCTCCGGGTCGACTCTGCAGAACTCCCTGCCGATATTGCTCCGGATATTCAGGAAGAGGTGGTGGTCGAGGAGCCTGAGCTTGCGGTTACATCGACGAATGCTTTGGCGATACGTGCGGTTGATGGAGATACGATTGAGGTACAGCTTGATGGATCTGCGGATAAGGTAAAAGTGCGATTGCTTGGCGTAGATACTCCGGAATCGGTTGATCCGAGACGTCCGGTTGAGTGTTTTGGAAAAGAAGCATCCAAATTCACGGCGTCGCTTGTTGATGGGAAACGTATTCGACTTGTCGCCGATCCAAAAGCCGATGAAGTTGATAAGTATGGAAGATTGCTACGGAATGTTATTCTGGCTGATGGAAAAGATTTGAACGCGACATTGATTAGCGAAGGTTACGCGAATGCTTATCTATCTTTTCCTTTGGATAAAACGCGAAAAGCACAGCTGACTGTGTTAGAACGTGAAGCAAAAGAAGCGCAGCGCGGTTTATGGAATCCTGAAACATGTTCCAAATAATATGAGAATGCCTTCACCACCAATTGCAAGAATCGGAATGGGAGCTACCGCGCTGGTTGGCGCATTTGCGTCGGCTTACTTACTTGATGTTTATCTGACGGGCGGACCGATTGTATGTGGTGCGGCTCAATCCGGATGCGACGCGGTGCGAGCATCCGGTTATGCGTATGTGTTTGGTTTGATTCCTCGTCCTGCGCTTGGTTTACTTTTTTACGGAATGATTTTTTGTTTGCTGGTGACTCGATCTGCGACGCAGGCGCATGCACTTAGGCTGCGCCAGCTTTCCTATTTTTTGGCTGCGTTTGGTGTTTTTGAATCCGTATATCTCATTCTTGTTCAGGCGCTCGTTATCGAAGCGTTTTGTCTGTGGTGTTTGATGTCTGGGGCGGCAGCCTTTTTCATTGGCGGATTGGCGATTTTAGATCGGCCTGAACGGCATCATGAAATGTCATCGTTCAGAGAAATGCGAGCGTATTTGGTGATGTTTCTGGTTTATGCACCTTTGGCCGCTGGTTTGTTTTGGTGGTTGACGCGGATCGCGCATTAGGGCAAGTTTCGGCTCGGTCCTTTTGATTGGAGGAAAAATGACGACGACGGATGTCGCTTTGTGTGATTTGGATGGAACGCATTTCCGCAAAACGCTCGAGGTCTCGCTCGCGGATCATCTGATCTCGAGCGGTCTGGTCGAGGCTTCAGCCTTTGCCAAGAGCCGCGTGTTCTACGATGCTTGGAAGCGCCGTGATCTCGACTACCCGCAGCTGACCGACGCGCATTGGCGCGAGGTCTCGGAGGCCTTCAAAGGGCTTCCGGTGGATGCGGTTCGCGATGTCGCACGCCAGATGATCGAGGAGATCGGTGCGAATGTCTACGTCTTCATGCGCGAGCTCATGAAGTCGCTGCACGCGTGCAAGTACAAGGTGATCGGTGTCAGCGGTTCCAACCAGGAGACGGTCGAGATCTTCGGCCAAGCTCATGGCTACGACCGCGTGATCGGTACCGAGTATGCGCGCGAGAACGGTATCTACACCGGCGGCGTGGCCTATTGGCCGGGCGAGAACAACAAGCACGACATCGCCAAGAAGCTGCTCGCCGAGTACGGCGCGTCTCCGGAGCGCTCGATCGCCATCGGCGACACGGTCAATGACTTCGGTATGCTGCAGAGCGTCCGTTATCCGATCGCTTTCAACGCGACGCGCGAGCTCGAGAAGCTCGTACGCGAGTCGTCGAGCGAGTGGAGCCGCAACATCGGTATGGTGACGGAACGCAAGAACCGTCTCCGTATCGAGAAGTTCTATCCCGATCAGCGTTCTCGGCCGCGCGCCTGCGAGTGCACGCTCGAGGACATGCTGCCCAAGGACGTCGCCGAGGAGCTCAAGAGCCGACTCGGCCCCATGTGCGCCTACGATACCAAATGGCCCTAATCCAAGGCCCCCGAAACTCGGGGGCCTTGTTCGTTTCTGTACGGGAGCCTAGGCTCGTTTTATATGCAGATTTTTATCGAGAAAGGACTTGCGCCAGCCAAAGGCTTTGATCTTTTGGTGTATCCGGTTTTACGCAAGCAATCCTTGGCTAAGCTGGTGGATCGATCTATTGCTGCTTTTGCCGAGCAGGAAGGTTTTGAGGGCGGAGCTGGCGAGTGGCTTTGCGTCCCAATGCTCAATGGTGAGAAATCGACAAAGATCGCTTTTCTGGGAATGGGGGATAAGCGTGGGATTGAGGAAGATTCTTATCGACGATTAGGCGGACAATTGGCTAAGCGCATCAAAGAGGCAAAGGCCAAGAATGTTGCCGTGTCTTGGGAATCGGTTGCGTCTCTTGGAGTTTCTGGCCGCGATGCGATGCGCGCGTTTATGGAGGGATTGAGGCTCGGCGGTTATGTTTTTCATGCGTATCATCCGGAACATAAAGAAAAGCATCGCAAGAATGCAGCTAAATCGGTGGGTGTTTTTGTCGATAACACGCTTATCGCGACCGCGATGCAGCGCGGATTGGAGGAGGCCGAGTCGCTTGCAGCCGGCGTGCATCTGACGCGCGATCTCGTGAATACGCCTTCCATGGATATGGCGCCGCAGCATATGGCGGATGCGGCTGATGAGGTCGCGCGTTTGTCCAAACGAATTAAAATAAAACATCTCGACAAGTCGAGAATGGAGCGCATGGGAATGGGGGCGGTTCTTTCTGTTGCACAAGGCTCGCTGCATGAACCGAAAGGCGTGCACTTGATTTATACGCCGTCGGGAAAAGCGAAGCGTAAGATTGTGATTGTTGGAAAGGCTGTGACGTTTGATTCTGGTGGACTTTCGATTAAGCCGGCAGATGGAATGATGACGATGAAGATGGATATGGCTGGCGGTGCAACGGTTATCGGATTATTTCGTGCGCTCGCTAACATCGAAGTTGATGCGGAGGTTCATGGAATTTTTTTCGCGGTCGAGAATATGCCGTCGGGAAGCGCGTATCGACCTGGCGATGTGGTGACGGCGATGGATGGAACGACGATCGAGATTTTAAATACGGATGCAGAAGGACGTGTGACGCTTGCTGATGCGCTGGCTTATGCGAAGACGCTTGAACCGGACGCTATTATCGATTTAGCGACGCTGACAGGTGCTTGTATCGTTGCGCTGGGAGAAGAGATTGCTGGTGCGATGGGAAATGATCGAAAGCTTGTGGATAAACTTATTGGTTACGGAAAACAGACCGGCGAGCCTTTGTGGGAATTGCCGATGCATCCTTCTTATGAAGAGCATGTGAAGTCGAGAATCGCCCATCTCAAGAATATTGGCTCACGAGGTCAAGCGGGGGCTATTGCTGGTGCAATGTTCTTGAAGCGTTTTGTCGGCGATACGCCTTGGGTACATCTCGATATTGCCGGACCAGCTTACGCGGAACGTGAGTTGCGTCCGGATTCGCCCCCCGGTGGAACCGGTTTCGGTGTTCGATTATTGATGAGATATCTACAGGGTCTGTAAGAGCGTGGTATACTGGGATCGAAAATAAATATATGACTGTCAAAGTGTATTCGACCCCGACTTGCCCTTACTGCAAATTGGCAAAAGATTATCTGAAGGAAAAAAATATCGCTTTTGAGGATATTGATGTTGCTGCTAATTCTGACTCCGCTCAGGAGATGGTGAAGAAGTCCGGACAAATGGGCGTGCCGGTGCTCGAGATCAATGGACAAATTATTGTTGGATGGAATAAGTCGGCGATCGAAGAGGCGCTCGCGACCAAGTCAAAAGCAAAAGTCGCGGCTTAAAAAAAACATCCCCGTTCGGGGATGTTTTTTTAAGCTTCTTTGAATGCTTTAAGGATCTCGTTTGTTCGCGGAAGTCCTTGGCGATAGTAGATGATGCGGCCTTCTTGATTGATACCGACAACGGTACGTCTGACAATTTTGGCGATGAGCAAGTCTTGTTCGGCGTCGTATGCTTTTGCGATTTTGCGGCCTTCATCGACCAAGAGCGGGAAGGGGAATTCGTGTTTATTGCTGAAGGCGGCGTGAGAGCTCATGTCTGCGGGATTGATTCCAAAGACCTGGATGCCAGCTTTTTCAAAATCGTTCCAGTCATCGCGGATGGCACAGAGCTGAATGGTGCAGCCCGGAGTTTGGTCGCCAGGGTAAAAAATGAGGACAACCGGGCCTGTGGACAAAGCTGATTCCAATGCAACGATGTTACCGTTTTGGTCCTTCAATGAGAAGGCTGGAGCCTTGCTGCCGATGCTCGGAGTTTTTCCCATAGGTAGGAGATAGTATGCCGGAAAAACGGAGAACTGTCATGGAGTTTGACGATCGGCTGTTTTCAAGAAAAGATACCCGTCATCTATGCGCTTTTCCCGATTGTTAGCCGGTTTTGCCTTGGTCGCCCTTATGGGTGCTGGCTGCGATTGGCGCACCTTGCCGTTAGTGGAGCGTTTTGCGCCTGCATCGACTTCTACCGTTGCACTTAGCGGAACGCCGCTTGAGGCGGCGAAGGCTATTCAGTTCTTGCCTGGCGATACATTTGAAGTGCGACAAACGGTTTTTGGATTCGGTGCCTTTCTTCCTGATTTGCTCGGAAGCAAGGATGGCGTACGTATGGTGACGATTACGCGTTTTGCGCCAGCGAACTTTGCAAATTTTTCTTGGAGCGTGACGACGGAAAAAGAAACCAAGGCTTCGCTTGATGCACGAGCTGCCTATGAGCGCGACTTGGAACAGAATCCTCGTGGAATCGGAGAGAAGGTTGCGGTGCCTCCTGTTCCCCAGATGGAGCGCGTAACGGCGAGTGGAACGGTCATGGATGTTTCTTTGAAGACGCCGCATAGCGCTTATCTTCCTGCATACTGGAGCCCTGGTTTGAATAGTTTGATGAATGAGAAGAGCGGCATCTGGCTTTCAGAAGATGCGTTTATGGAATTGGTGCGCACGCGCCACACGATTTTGAATCTTGGTGTTTTTGATGCGGAAGCAAATCAGGCTGCTAAAAATGTTGCTGATTTGAAAACGACGCTGGATCGCCTACGTAAGCAAGCAAATGAGGATGGCCAGTTTCAGGATCTGACATTGCTTGAGGCAGAGCCGGATTTTATCGAGTATCCGCTAGAAGTGAATGGACGAACGGTCATGGTCTCGGCGATCAAAGCGAAGAATTGGTTTGGTGAAGTGATCATCTTGAACAGCGCGCAGAACCCGATGATTCTCAAAGTGACGATGAATCCGCTTGCAGCGAGTGCGAGCGATGCGATTGGCGGAAATGTTGCCTTGCTCGACAAGATGTACGGATACGAGATCTCCAATATCCAGCTCAAGCGCTAAAAAAACTTCCCCGATCGGGGAAGTTTTTTTATTCGGCGGCCTCTGCGTGCAGTCTGCCGATCTTGCTCAGGTTTTCATTGTAACGCTGATAGTAGAGCTGATCTCGGATCATGCGCCAGGCTTTGATGCGCTCGGCTAGGTCGGCGACTTTGCCCTCCAGCTTTACTCCCGGATTTTCGGGCCAAGGGGCTTTTTCTTCTTTGAGAGCTTTTAGGAATTCATCCCAGTCATGTTCGAGTGCTGCTTCTACGTAGCGGATGGATGGTTCGGCGTCTTTGCCGATGGCGGCGAATCCGTCGAGGCTTTCAATGACTTGTTTGATGCCGATTAAATCGGGGTCCATTTTTTCCGCCTCTTTGTTAAACCCTTCTTCGCTTAACATGGTGTGGCGGATTTCATGGTCCATGAGAAACATCTCGGCTTTTTCTTTGGCGACCTGCACGGCGATCTTTTCATTGGTGCGGTCATGCTTCATCCAGCTGGCGGCGCGAATGATTTTACGGATTTCATCGATGCGGGCTTGGTCGCGCGCTTGGCGTGCAGCAGCGAGCTCATCGAGGAGAACGGGTTCTACGTCCCAGATGTTGTATCGAAAGAAATCTTTACACAGTTCTACGCGATTTTTTGGCGACGGAACATTTTTTTCAAAGTATGGCTCAACATCTTGCGAGCGCGGCTTGGAAAGATGCTCCAGTACCGACTGCAGGCCGAGCATGCGTTCTGCATGAGCGGCAAGATTTTTTTCATATTCCCCGCGTCGACGGACATTTTCCGCCAATGCACTCGCATCGCGCATGCTTTGCTGGCGATGATAGTTTTTTTCAAAGGGGTTACGGGAGTTCATACGGTGAAGCGTTGCGGCCATTTTGGATCGACGTTGACGGTGAATTCAAGATAGACACGCATGCCGGTGACATCTTCCAACTCACGGCGTACATCGATTCCGATTTGTTTGAGCATCGAGGCCTTGGCTCCAATAATCATACCCTTGTATCGATCTTCTGTTGTCCACACCGTGGCGGCCACGTACTTGCTGCCATTGTCGCGATCGCCGATGTCCGTTACTTCAATGTGAACGGAGTAGGGGAGTTCTTGCTCGAGACGCATGAAAACTTTTTCACGGATCAATTCTTCAAGCCATTCCTTGTGCGCCATGTCGGTGATTTGGAGATCCGGGTAGAACGGTTCGCCTTCCGGAAGCATTTCAAAAATAGAGTCGACGAGGCGGTTCAAATCGGAACGGCGCTTGGCGGAAACTTCGATGACTTCTTTTTGACCAACGTCGATGCGGCGCATGGCATTTGTGTGCGGTCGCTTTTCCTCGGACAAGTCCATCTTGTTGATCGCAAGGATGATCGGCGTCGGAAGTTTGCGGAGGATACGCTGGATGTTGTCTTCTTCGGCA
Encoded here:
- a CDS encoding HAD family phosphatase, which codes for MTTTDVALCDLDGTHFRKTLEVSLADHLISSGLVEASAFAKSRVFYDAWKRRDLDYPQLTDAHWREVSEAFKGLPVDAVRDVARQMIEEIGANVYVFMRELMKSLHACKYKVIGVSGSNQETVEIFGQAHGYDRVIGTEYARENGIYTGGVAYWPGENNKHDIAKKLLAEYGASPERSIAIGDTVNDFGMLQSVRYPIAFNATRELEKLVRESSSEWSRNIGMVTERKNRLRIEKFYPDQRSRPRACECTLEDMLPKDVAEELKSRLGPMCAYDTKWP
- a CDS encoding peroxiredoxin, which encodes MGKTPSIGSKAPAFSLKDQNGNIVALESALSTGPVVLIFYPGDQTPGCTIQLCAIRDDWNDFEKAGIQVFGINPADMSSHAAFSNKHEFPFPLLVDEGRKIAKAYDAEQDLLIAKIVRRTVVGINQEGRIIYYRQGLPRTNEILKAFKEA
- a CDS encoding DEAD/DEAH box helicase translates to MSPQTQATGTGFHGLGIAPKLLESLEKNGYDQPTPLQAKSIPIAIEGKDVIGIAQTGTGKTLAFGIPMIQRLAITKGRGLVILPTRELALQVEESFAKLGRHLNLRTAVLIGGASMKMQLNMLYRKPHIIIGTPGRLNDHIEQRTLKLDDVRTLVLDEADRMLDMGFEPQIRRIIQAVPKDRQTMLFSATMPSEIIGMANSYMKTPVRVEVAAAGTAAEKVDQEIFFVSRDEKARLLEKLLGEYRGTVLVFSRTKHGASKIARLVRSMGHASAEIHSDRSLAQRRRALDGFKSGEYRVLIATDIAARGIDVKNIELVINYDLPDVAEDYVHRIGRTGRAGASGKAISFAMFDQRSDVKAIERILRKALPVGRLPELPPARAMPAASREYEPQRPAYGQKRSFGSNSGYGARSERSSGYSNARRDDRFIKRGVSNHSSAKPARGFDIQAPSGKRQPRIHT
- a CDS encoding DUF4163 domain-containing protein, which encodes MKHARLGLLALPLLLAAGCQIPQLPGMKTDTPSTTINKSDWPGAPSIAAYTFSDKWSDNSVDRCQFVFTYPELTKPHTWTPEEQPSNPVLDRANKEIMRAYGLISATGTIALNPEEVSAEFMEMCRSDIESMTQELGPESVEHMMYVDDSTFTVHMLNADYASLTIETYQYTGGAHGNPGIQAVTLDLATGQRLTLGDVIKNDQLQAVMKAAYVDILKDYEEALFEEARTEINGIVNNTTAMPEAEQREKFGTATNFFLAGEGIMFFWNAYEITPYVAGQPMAFLPWSELEGKLLIKQP
- a CDS encoding vitamin K epoxide reductase family protein; the protein is MPSPPIARIGMGATALVGAFASAYLLDVYLTGGPIVCGAAQSGCDAVRASGYAYVFGLIPRPALGLLFYGMIFCLLVTRSATQAHALRLRQLSYFLAAFGVFESVYLILVQALVIEAFCLWCLMSGAAAFFIGGLAILDRPERHHEMSSFREMRAYLVMFLVYAPLAAGLFWWLTRIAH
- a CDS encoding leucyl aminopeptidase; translated protein: MQIFIEKGLAPAKGFDLLVYPVLRKQSLAKLVDRSIAAFAEQEGFEGGAGEWLCVPMLNGEKSTKIAFLGMGDKRGIEEDSYRRLGGQLAKRIKEAKAKNVAVSWESVASLGVSGRDAMRAFMEGLRLGGYVFHAYHPEHKEKHRKNAAKSVGVFVDNTLIATAMQRGLEEAESLAAGVHLTRDLVNTPSMDMAPQHMADAADEVARLSKRIKIKHLDKSRMERMGMGAVLSVAQGSLHEPKGVHLIYTPSGKAKRKIVIVGKAVTFDSGGLSIKPADGMMTMKMDMAGGATVIGLFRALANIEVDAEVHGIFFAVENMPSGSAYRPGDVVTAMDGTTIEILNTDAEGRVTLADALAYAKTLEPDAIIDLATLTGACIVALGEEIAGAMGNDRKLVDKLIGYGKQTGEPLWELPMHPSYEEHVKSRIAHLKNIGSRGQAGAIAGAMFLKRFVGDTPWVHLDIAGPAYAERELRPDSPPGGTGFGVRLLMRYLQGL
- a CDS encoding glutathione S-transferase N-terminal domain-containing protein, whose translation is MTVKVYSTPTCPYCKLAKDYLKEKNIAFEDIDVAANSDSAQEMVKKSGQMGVPVLEINGQIIVGWNKSAIEEALATKSKAKVAA
- a CDS encoding AI-2E family transporter, which produces MQATRLQQIFFYAMLAGILILAFMVFQPYLVVLAVSAMAAVALRPFYLRLTGLLRGRSGLAAVTTILVFVVLLLIPVGLMGTQIVREAGELYQEIRMNRDVYLHTIEDVVLAPVRIWFPTLDLSLDSGVERALGWLTQNLGPIFSGTANILLDLFLGIVALFYFLRDGKRFTESFMRLSPLQDRHDLVIMARLTAAVNSVIKGQLLIAVIQGALTGIGFWIFGVPNPALWGSIAAVCALVPGVGTSLVLIPGIITLLVTGQTWPALGLAIWGGLAVGLIDNMLGPYLVGRGANIHPMWVLFGVLGGISLFGPMGFLLGPMIVSLLFAVFDIYRMVILRSDQE
- the era gene encoding GTPase Era; translated protein: MKSGFVVLAGRSNVGKSSLLNSLVGSKVAIVTPKPQTTRRPVRGILHDARGQIVFVDTPGVFLGKKDELSQKLNASVKEQLEGIDVVVYVTDPTREPGAEEDNIQRILRKLPTPIILAINKMDLSEEKRPHTNAMRRIDVGQKEVIEVSAKRRSDLNRLVDSIFEMLPEGEPFYPDLQITDMAHKEWLEELIREKVFMRLEQELPYSVHIEVTDIGDRDNGSKYVAATVWTTEDRYKGMIIGAKASMLKQIGIDVRRELEDVTGMRVYLEFTVNVDPKWPQRFTV
- a CDS encoding thermonuclease family protein, translated to MSRKKWLKFLTTFILGLVALAWLRVDSAELPADIAPDIQEEVVVEEPELAVTSTNALAIRAVDGDTIEVQLDGSADKVKVRLLGVDTPESVDPRRPVECFGKEASKFTASLVDGKRIRLVADPKADEVDKYGRLLRNVILADGKDLNATLISEGYANAYLSFPLDKTRKAQLTVLEREAKEAQRGLWNPETCSK